A portion of the Lolium rigidum isolate FL_2022 chromosome 1, APGP_CSIRO_Lrig_0.1, whole genome shotgun sequence genome contains these proteins:
- the LOC124671463 gene encoding pectate lyase-like has product MARSPLHVLLYVLATVAVAAAAAAETAVHKPPPTTNVTSDEEYWAKRAEEARAYSRAAYVADPVAELNRFNQDVQRATARRSLARYRGPCLATNPIDRCWRCRSNWASDRQRLATCARGFGHSAMGGAGGRTYVVTDPSDDELIIPKKGTLRYGVIQDRALWIVFARSMVIKLSQELIVNSNKTIDGRGAQVHITGAQITLQGVKHVIIHGVRIHHSVPHSGGMIRDSKHHYGHRTRSDGDGISILSSSNIWIDHVSMWSCADGLIDVVSGSTAITVSNSHFTKHDHVMLFGASNSETQDAMMQITVAFNHFGKGLVQRMPRCRFGFFHVVNNDYTHWQMYAIGGNRDPTIISQGNRFIAPDDGNAKEVTKREYAPYSEYKDWVWKSQGDVMMNGAFFNESGGQNERRYGQMDFIPAKNGKYVGKLTQFAGTLGCRVGKPC; this is encoded by the coding sequence ATGGCGAGGAGCCCCCTCCACGTTCTGCTGTACGTCCTCGCCAcggtggccgtggccgcggccgcggcagCGGAAACGGCGGTGCACAAGCCGCCGCCGACCACCAACGTCACCTCCGACGAGGAGTACTGGGCGAAGCGCGCCGAGGAGGCCCGCGCGTACAGCCGCGCCGCGTACGTCGCCGATCCCGTCGCCGAACTCAACCGCTTCAACCAGGACGTGCAGCGCGCCACGGCGCGCCGTTCCCTCGCCCGTTACCGCGGCCCCTGCCTGGCCACCAACCCCATCGACCGGTGCTGGCGCTGCCGCTCCAACTGGGCCAGCGACCGCCAGCGCCTCGCCACCTGCGCCCGCGGCTTCGGCCACAGCGCcatgggcggcgccggcggcaggacgTACGTGGTGACCGATCCCAGCGACGACGAGCTCATCATCCCCAAGAAGGGCACGCTCCGGTACGGCGTGATCCAGGACCGCGCCCTGTGGATCGTCTTCGCACGCTCCATGGTGATCAAGCTCTCCCAGGAGCTCATCGTGAACAGCAACAAGACCATCGACGGGCGGGGCGCGCAGGTGCACATCACGGGCGCGCAGATCACGCTGCAGGGGGTGAAGCACGTGATCATCCACGGCGTGCGCATCCACCACTCCGTCCCGCACTCCGGCGGCATGATCCGCGACTCCAAGCACCACTACGGGCACCGCACGCGCAGCGACGGCGACGGGatctccatcctctcctccaGCAACATCTGGATCGACCACGTCTCCATGTGGAGCTGCGCGGACGGGCTGATCGACGTGGTGAGCGGCTCCACCGCCATCACCGTGTCCAACAGCCACTTCACCAAGCACGACCACGTGATGCTCTTCGGCGCCAGCAACTCGGAGACCcaggacgccatgatgcagatcaCGGTGGCGTTCAACCACTTCGGCAAGGGGCTGGTGCAGCGGATGCCCAGGTGCAGGTTCGGCTTCTTCCACGTGGTGAACAACGACTACACGCACTGGCAGATGTACGCCATCGGCGGCAACCGGGACCCCACCATCATCAGCCAGGGGAACCGCTTCATCGCGCCCGACGACGGCAACGCCAAGGAGGTGACCAAGCGGGAGTACGCGCCCTACAGCGAGTACAAGGACTGGGTGTGGAAGTCGCAGGGGGACGTCATGATGAATGGGGCCTTCTTCAACGAGTCCGGCGGCCAGAACGAGCGCAGGTACGGCCAGATGGACTTCATTCCGGCCAAGAACGGCAAGTATGTCGGAAAGCTCACGCAGTTCGCCGGCACGCTAGGATGCCGCGTCGGCAAGCCGTGCTGA